GACGGGACGTTGAAGCCCACGATGAGGTCGGCCTTGGACGCCTGCAGCGCGGCGATCTGCGGCGCGACGTCCGTGTTACCCGTCGTGTACTTGACCTCCTTGACGACCTGCCCACCGGCGAACTGCTTCAGGCCCTTGGCCCCGTCGGCGCCGAGATCGTCGTCCTGGAGGTAGAGGCCGATCTTGGCGTTCGGCATCTTCTCCTTGATGTACTTACCGATGATCTTGCCCTCGATCTCGTAGTCCGGCTGCCAGCCGAACGTCATCGGGCGCTTCTTCGGGTCGTCACCCCACTTGATCGACCCCGAGGAGACGAACAGGTCGGGCACCTTCTCACTGTTGAGGAAGTCGACGACCGCCGAGTGGGTGGGGGTGCCGAGACCACCGACGACCGCGAAGACCTTGTCCTTCTGCACCAGCTCGTTGACGGCCTGTGTGGTGTTGGTGGGGATGTACCCGTCGTCCTTGACGACGTACTGGATCTTGCGCCCGTGAATGCCGCCCTTGGAGTTGACGTAGTCGAAGTACGCCTTCGCGCCCGACGGAATCTCGCTGTAGCCGGGTGCGGCGACGCCGGTGAGCGGGTAGTGCGCACCGATCTTGACCGTGGTGTCGGTGATGCCGGTCGTGGAACCGGCGGACCCGCCGTCCTCGGAAGCCTTGTCGTCGCGGCCGCCTGCGCCGCAAGCGGCGAGCAGAACGGTGCTGAGCGCCATGCTCACGACGACCGTGCCCTTCTTGGACCTTCTCATCATTGGTGCCTCCTCGGCGGTTGTTCCTCGCGGGCGAGGTCAGTGGTGGGTATTGCGGTGTGCGGTGTGCGGTGCGCGGGAGGCCGGCGCCGCTCCGGGAGCTGATGAGTGCTTCCCGGTGTCCTGGGGGTGGGCCGAGTCGGCTTCCACGGTCGGGGTGTCCGCGGCTGCGCCGGGACCACCGCCACGACCCGGACGTCGAGCCCACAGTTTCCTGATGCCGCCGACGATTCCGCCGGGCATGAGCAGAATGACCAACATCGTGGTCAGACCGATGATCAACGGTGCGAGCTGAGCCGCCTGGATGTCGGTCAGACCGGCCGAAGTGCCCGCGTTCGTCGCGAAGTTGGGCAGCAGGGCCAGCAATCCGGAACCGAGCAGGGCTCCTGTCAGACTGCCCAGACCGCCGAGCACGACCGCGCTGAGCAGGGTGAGCGACAGTGTCAACGAGAACGATCCGGGAGCCGCCAGCCGGTTGGCGAGGGCGAGCAGAGCGCCCGCGATTCCGGCGCACGCCGCACTGACGACGAACGCGATGACCCGATCGCGGCCGAGGTTGATCCCGGCCAGGGACGCGGCGACCTCGTCGTCACGCACTGCACGCCAGCGTCGTCCGACCCGGCTGGAGGAGAGGTTCGCCAGCAGGATGTAGACGAAGATCAGCAGGAACCATCCCGAGTAGGCGACCCATTCCGACGGTGTGGTCTCCGTGCCGGTCAGGAAGTAAAGCGCGTCGTCGGCGAGTTTCGGTACCTCGGGCACCATCACGCTGAGGCCCTGTTCACCGCCGAGCGTCTCGGAGAAATGCAGCGCAAGAGCGGGCACGGCAACCGCGAGCGCGAGCGTGGCACCGGCGATGTACGGACCGTGCAGACGAGCAGCGGCGACCCCCACCACGGCGCCGATCACGGTGGCGGCCAGTGCCGAGAGCGCGATGATCAGCAGCGTCGGCAGGGCGCCTTCGCGATCCTGCAGCAACAAGGCCGTGGTGTACGCGCCGATCGCCATGAACGCGCCGTGACCCAGGGAGAGTTGACCGTTCAGGCCGGTGAGGATCGTCAGACCGCCGGCCGCTATGGCGTAGTACGCCATCATCGCCAGCTGTCCCTGCCGGAACGGGTCGACCGATTCCATGACGAGGATGACGAGGGCCGCGGCCAGCAGGCCGAGGAGCAGGTGCCGGAGCAAGGGATTGCCCCGGACGGTTGTCACTGCGGAACGCATGTCAGACCTTCCGCTCGGAGGTGTGGGAGAACAAGCCGCCGGGCCGCACCAGCAGGACCAGGACCAGGATGACGAGGGCGGCGAAGGAGACCAGCCCGGAGCCGAGGTATCCGGAGACGAGGCTGAGGCTGAGCCCGATGATCATGCCGCCGGCGACGGCGCCGAACGGACTGTCGAGGCCGCCGATCACAGCCGCCACGAAGCCGAAGACGACGACCGAGTCCATGTAGCCGGGGTGCACCAGGTTGCCTCCCGCGATCAGCAGGCCGGACAGTGAACCGACCAGTGCGGCGAGCGCCCAGCCGAGCGTCAGCATCGTGCTCACCCGGACGCCGAGCAGGCGGGCCACCTCGGGGTTGAACGCGGAGGCGCGCATCTGCAGACCGATGTCGGTCTTCTGGAAGAGCACGAGCAGCAACAGCATCACCGCGAACACCGCGAGGATGGTGAAGATGCCGAACGGGGTGATCGCCAGGCTCGTGCCGCCCACGGTGATGCCGCGGACTCCGAAGGCCGCCGGGAAGGACTTGTAGTCGCTGCCGAAGATGAGCGCCGCCGCCGAGTGCAGCACGATGAACAGACCGAGGGTCAGGATCACCGCGTTGATGTCGGACTTGCCTTCGACCGGGCGGACGATCACTCGTTCGACGAACGCGCCGAGCAGGAAGCCCGCGACCAGCGCCGCGATGAAGGCGATCCAGTAGTTCATCCCGCGTTCGATGAGGTTCATCGCGACGTAGGTGGTGACCATGGCCATCGGTGCCTGCGCGAAGTTGACGATACGGGTGGAGCGCCAGATGAGCACCAGTGCCAGCGCGAACGCCGAGTACACGGCACCCATGGTGATGCCGTTGAGGATGGTTGTGACGAACTGTTGCACGACGGTTCCCTTCTCAGAACCCGAGGTAGGCGTGGCGTAGACCCTCGTCCGCCGCGAGAGCGTGCGCCTCCTGGGTCGTGACGACCTTGCCGAGGTTGAGGACGACGCCGAGGTCGGCAATGGACAGCGCGCTGCGCGCGTTCTGCTCGACCAACAGGACCGACAGGCCTTGTTCGTCGACGAGCGTGCGCACCAGGTCGAAGATCTGCGCCACGATGCGCGGCGCAAGGCCGAGCGAGGGTTCGTCCAGCAGCAGCACCTTCGGGGTGGCCATCAGCGCTCGCGCGATGACCAGCATCTGGCGCTCGCCACCGGACAGCGTCCCGGCGAAGGCCGAGCGCCGGTCGGCGAGCTTGGGGAACATCTCCCAGACGCGATCCATGGAGACGGGGTCACCGTTCCTGGCGCGTCCCAGTTCACCCAGCCGGAGATTCTCGGTCACGGTGAGTTCGGTGATCACTCCGCGGCCCTCGGGGACGTGGGTGAGGCCGAGGCGGGACATGCGTTCGGGTGCCGCGTGCGTGATGTCAGCGCCGTCGAGGGTCACCGTGCCGGACTGTGGACGGATCAGGCCGGACACGGTGCGCAGCAGTGTGGTCTTGCCGGCGCCGTTGGCGCCCAGCACGGCGGTGATCGTGCGGTCGGGCACCTCGAAGGAGACGCCCTGCAGGGCCTTCACCGGTCCGTAGGAGGCAGAGAGTTCCGAGACCTCAAGCACGTCGGTCTCCGTTCGCGTCGTCACGGTCGAGGGAACGGTTCGGGTCGCGGTCGTCGGCGTCGTCGTCGATCCCACCGTCGTCGTGGGTCACCTCGTTGCCGAGGTAGGCGGCGAGGACGGCAGGGTCCTCCCGGACCTCGTCCGGTGTGCCGCGAGCGATGACCCGGCCGAAGTCGAGCACGGTGATCCGGCTGCACACCCGCATGACCAGATCCATGTGGTGCTCCACGAGCATCACCGACACCCGGTCGGACAGCCCGAGGATGATGTCGCCGAGCTCGGCCATCTCCGACTCGGACAGGCCGGACGCCGGCTCGTCCAGCAACAGCAACTCCGGCTCGCTGACCAGGGCGCGTGCCAGGGCGACACGCTTGCGGATCGGGTAGGGGAGGCTGGCCGGTGAGCGGTCGGCGTATCCCTCGATGTCGAGTTCACACAGCACGTCGAGGCTGCGCTCGCGCAGTGCCTTCTCGTCGCCGGTGCTGCGCGGGATCGCCAGCAGACCCGACCAGAATCCGGCCCGGCCGTGACGGTCGGCTCCGACCATCACGTTTTCAAGCACGCTGATGCCGTCGAACAAGCCGAGACCCTGCAGGGTGCGGGCGATGCCGTGGCGGGCCAGGTGGTGGGGCCGCAGGCCGTTGAGCTGTTCGCCCTTCCAGGTGATCGTGCCGGAGGACGGTTGCACGAAGCCGCAGGCGACGTTGAACAACGTGGTCTTGCCGGCGCCGTTCGGACCGATCACGCCGTGGACCTCGCTCGGACGGACCTCGAGACCGACGCTGTCGAGCGCGACGATGCCGCCGAAGCGAACGGTGATGTCCTGCAGCGTGAGCATGGTCGTGGGCGAGGCGAGGGCTGCGCGGTCTGGTGCACCGTCTGGTGCAAATGCGCTCACTTTGACTCCTGGGGTGGAAGTGCGGGTGACCCAACTTTGGACGCTACGCACAAGAAGGGGTATGGGCGCAGCGCACAATATCTGTGGTGCAGGCGGTCATCCCGGGGATCTGCCACTAGCGCTTTTTGTGCGCCGGTGTCATTCTCGGCCCATGGCCGCGCCCACCGAGTCGAGTCTGTCGACCTCCCGGCACGAGATTCCCGCCGCCCAGCGGGAGGCGATCCGACGTGCGTGGGCGAGCATGCTCGACGACGCCGAGATCATCGCGGACGCGATCACTCTCGAACTGTTCGGGCGCGACGAGGCCTACTACCAGCAGGTGACCAGCGAACTGCGTGAGGAGGTTCGCACCAGCACCCGCCGCCACGTCCGGGCCGGATTGCTCACGATGGCCGGCCTGGCAGCCCCGGACGATCGCGCGATCCACGTCTGGCGCGAAACCGGGCGCCGGCGCGCACAACAGGGCGTGCCACTGGAACAAGTGTTGAACGCCTACAGCTACGGCGCGAGAGCCCTGTGGGAGACCGTGCTGCTGCAGGGTTCGGGCAACGTGCGCGAGGTGAGCGCGCAGACGCTCATCCTGATGGGACAACAGTTGTGGAGCGCGCTCGACGTGCAGAACGCAACCGCCTGCGAGTCCTACCGTCGCGAGGAAGCGCTGCTACAACGGCGGGACCTGCAACGCCAGCTCACCGTGCTGGACGGGCTGGTCCAGGGACGTGGGTCCGAGCCTGACTTCGCCTCGGAGGCCCGTCAGGTACTGAGCGTCGGTATCGACGAGGACCTGCTCGCGATCAGCTGCATCAACGACGACGAGGCCGATCAGCCCACCCGGTGGGCCGAGGAACGCCTGGAGCAGATCGGGGTCCAGTCGCACTGGCTCCAACTCGGCGCGCAGACCGTGGGGCTGATCGACCTCGCCGGTCGTGACCCGGCGCAGGTCATCGACCATCTCCAAGTTGCGGCGCGGGGACGGGCCGCCGTCGCGCTGTGCAGCGACGGTCTGCAGGGTTTCGCGGTCGCGCGACAGCTGGCCTCGCGGGCCGCGTCCTCGCTGCCCGGTGGCAGTCGCGAGGTGGTCGACGTCCGGGATCGTCTGCCGGAGGTTCTGCTCACCGGTAGCCCGGAGGCAACCGTGCTCCTGGTCCAGGAGACGCTCGGACGTCTGAACCAGCAGCCCGACTCGACGCGCCGGATGCTGCTGGAAACCCTCGGTGCGTTGCTGCGGCACGGGGGCTCACCGACCCACGCCGCCCAGGAACTGTTCTGTCACCGCAACACCGTCATCTACCGCCTCAAGCAGATCGAGAACCTCACCGGGCGCTCGCTGACGCAGCCGCGGGATCGGCTGATGCTGTCGCTGGCCATCATCGCCTTGCGCGCCGGAGGAGACGGGGAGAGCGCGCCGTCGTCCGTCGGCGCCTGACGCCCGTCCGGTCAATTAGGATGGCCGACGCCCTGTGGGCCGAAGCGAACGTACGAGTGTGTAGAGGGAGACATGAGCGGTCACTCCAAATGGGCGACGACCAAGCACAAGAAGGCTGCGATCGACGCCAAGCGGGGCAAGCTCTTCGCAAAGCTCATCAAGAACATCGAGGTGGCCGCGCGTCAGGGCGGCGGTGACCCCGCCGGTAACCCCACGCTGTACGACGCCATCCAGAAGGCCAAGAAGTCGTCGGTGCCCAACGACAACATCGACCGCGCCGTCAAGCGTGGTTCGGGCGCCGAGGCGGGCGCCGCCGAGTACATGAGCCTGATGTACGAGGGTTACGCACCCGGCGGAGTCGCGCTGCTCATCGAGTGCCTGACCGACAACAAGAACCGCGCCGTGGCTGAGGTGCGTACCGCGCTGCAGAAGAACGGCGGCTCGATGGCCGACTCCGGCTCGGTCGCCTTCCAGTTCCATCGCAAGGGTGTCGTCATCGTCCCGAAGGGCGACAACACCGAGGACGACCTGCTCGAGATCGTGCTCGACGCCGGCGCCGAGGAGATCAACGACCACGGCGAATCGTTCGAGATCGTCTCCGAGGCAGGCGATTTCGTTGCCGTGCGTGAGGCGCTGCAAGCGGCCGGTGTCGACTATGACTCCGCCGAGTCGTCCTGGCTGCCGACCGTCGAGGTGCCGCTCGACAAGGAAGGCGCCAAGAAGATGTTCCGCGTCATCGAGGCGCTCGAGGACTCCGACGACGTGCAGAACGTGTTCGCCAACGGTGACGTGTCGGACGAGGTGCTCGCCGAACTCGACGCCGAGGACTGATCCCGTTCCACCTCGAACTCGACCCGGCAGACTCGCTCCGCCGGGTCGATTCGTTTCTTCCCCGATCAGGGGTCGGTGCCCGGACTGCTGACCCTGAATCTCTCCAATCCGTAGCGCGTGAAGGCGCAGGCGCTCCTGCACTGGCTGTCGCCGCCCAGAAGACGTGTGGGTGCTGACCGAGATCGGCGGCGGCGAGGGGTCACGATTGATCGAGGCCGTCTGCCGCCAGGCTGGGTACTCGGTCATGTCGTCGGACGTGATCACACCGGACTCGGCTGCCGATACGATCACGCGTTCGTCACCGAAGGCTTCGTCGTCCGGCGATGCGACCTCGATCAGACACCGCGGATCGAGGGGCACACCGATCATGCGGCGCTCGTGCTCGATGTCGATGCACCCTGCTCATCCCAGTCCGGCGCGCCTGCGTGAATCGCCCCGCCGGTACGGGTTAACGTTCCTGAAACCGAACATTTGTGCGAGGAGTGGACTGTGCGTGTACTCGGCGTCGACCCGGGGCTGACCCGGTGCGGCATCGGAGTGGTCGACGGCGGCATCGGGCAACCGGTGCGGCTCGTGGGCGTCGGCGTGATCCGTACGCCCGTCGGCGACGACCCGGCCGAGCGACTGCTCACCCTGCAGACCGAACTCGACCAGTGGTTGTCCGACTACGAACCGGACGTGGTCGCGGTCGAGCGGGTCTTCGCCAAGGCGAACATCAAAGGGATCATGGGCACCGCGCAGGCGTCCGCCGTGCCGATGCTCGCCGCCGCGCGTCGCGGGTTGCCGTTGGTGATGCACACGCCCAGTGAGGTGAAGGCGTCCGTCACCGGCAACGGCCGGGCCGACAAGGCCCAGGTCACTTCGATGGTGACCCGTATCCTGCGGCTCGAGGTCGCGCCCAAACCGGCGGACGCCGCTGACGCACTCGCTCTCGCGATCTGCCATGTCTGGCGCGGGGGTGCGCAGGCACGCATTGCGAACGCCGCTGCTGCACAACGAAACTCACGACCGAAAGAGGCTCCGTTGGTCCGGGCGTCAAACAGGTACGCACGATGATTTCTTCCATCCGCGGCAGCGTGTTGAGTGCCGGTCTCGACAATGTCGTCGTCGAGGTCGGGGGAGTGGGCATGCTCGTTCACACCACGCCCGCGCATGCAGCGTCAGCGCGCGCCGGCACCGAAGCGACCTTCTTCACCACGCTGGTCGTGCGCGAGGACTCCCTGACGTTCTACGGGTTCGGCGACGACTCCGAACGCAAGCTGTTCGAACTGGTCCAGACCGTCAGCGGGGTCGGTCCCCGGCTCGCACTGGCGATGCTCGCCGTGCACGCACCGGATGCCCTACGCGGGGCGATCGCCGGTGGGGATGTGCCCACGCTGATGAAGGTGCCCGGTATCGGCAAGAAGGGCGCCGAGCGCATCGTGCTGGAACTCAAGGACAAGGTCGGTGCCCTCACCGGCGGCGGGTCTTCCTCGTTGCCGCAGCCGCAGGTGCCTGCCGCCGACGAGACGCAACAACAGGTCGTCGATGCGCTCGTCGGCCTCGGCTGGTCGACCAAACAGGCGCAGGACGCCGTCGCCAAGGTCACCAAGGCCGACGACGCCCCCACGGATGTCTCGCAACTGCTGCGAGTGACCCTTCGTAGCCTGGGCCGATGAGCGAGTACGACGACTCCTCCTACGAGGCCGGCGCCCGCATCGTCGACCCCGGCGTCGCACCCGATGAACGCCACTTCGAGGCGGCACTGCGTCCGAGGCGGTTGGCGGAGTTCCCCGGCCAGCCACGGGTCAGCGAGCAACTCGGACTCGTGCTCGCGGCGGCGAAGCGTCGTGGCACGACGCCCGACCACGTCCTGCTGTCCGGTCCGCCCGGCCTCGGCAAGACCAGCCTGGCGATGATCATCGCCGCCGAACTCGAGCAGCCGATCCGCATCACCAGCGGCCCCGCCATCCAGCACGCCGGTGACCTGGCGGCGATCCTGTCCTCGCTGGCCGAGGGCGAGGTGCTCTTCCTCGACGAGATCCACCGTATGGCCCGTGCGGCCGAGGAGATGTTGTACCTGGCGATGGAGGACTTCCGCGTCGATGTCATCGTCGGTAAGGGCCCTGGCGCAACGGCGATCCCGCTCGAACTGCCGCCGTTCACGGTGGTCGGTGCGACCACCCGGGCCGGTCTGCTGCCGGCCCCGTTGCGAGACCGCTTCGGCTTCACCGGACACCTGGACTTCTACACACCCGAGGATCTCGCGGCCATCCTGCACCGCAGTGCCGGTCTGCTCGGGGTCGACGCCACCCGGCAGGGCATCGCCGAGATCGCCGGACGCTCCCGCGGCACACCCCGTATCGCCAACCGGTTGCTGCGGCGGGTGCGCGACTATGCGCAGATCCATGGCAGCGAGGTCGTCGATCAACCGTCCGCCATGGCTGCGTTGAAGCTGTTCGACGTCGACGAGAAGGGCCTTGACCGGCTCGACCGCGGCGTCCTGGAGACGTTGTGCAAGCGGTTCGGCGGGGGACCGGTCGGGCTCACGACCCTCGCGGTGGCCGTCGGCGAGGAACCCGACACCGTCGAGACGGTCGCCGAGCCGTACCTGGTGCGTGAGGGATATCTGTTGCGCACACCGCGCGGACGTGCCGCGACGGCGCAGGCGTGGGCGCACCTCGGGCTGACGCCGCCCAAGGATGCCGGAACGTGGGCGACGCAGTTGTCGTTGCCTGAGGGTGAAGGTCGTTTCTCGGACTGAACATTCCGATCCATCCGCCGGGTATTGCTCGAACTCGGGCATGACACGCCTCACACCCGAAGTTGGGGCAGCCGCACACCTGACTTAGACTCACCCGTCGGCGTACGCGTCCGATCGCACCGGCGAAGCACAACCGTCCGGGCCGTCGCCACATCTATCGATCGCAGGGAGCACCACTCACATGCACGCACTCGTCGCCGAGACCGGCACTCAGAACTCGGGCGGCATGGTCTTGTTGCTGCTGCCGCTGGCGCTGCTCGCCGTGATGTTCTGGTTCAGCCGTCGCCGGCAGAAGCAGTTCGCGCAGGCGCAGTCGCAGATCACGGTAGGCGACGAAGTCACCACCACGTCCGGCCTGTACGGCCGTCTGGTCGCCATGGACGACCAGACCGCAACGCTCGAGGTCGCCGACGGTGTCCAACTTCGTTTCGACCGCCGGGCGGTCGTGCCGCGCAGCATGGTCATTGAGGCGACCCCCGAATCCAACGACAAGAAGGCCTGAGTTCGTGGCAACCCGTGCAACCCGTGCTCGTCGTGCACCGGCTTCCAAACCGAAGCGCACGCTGATCCTGCTCTTCTTGATCATCGCCGCGCTCTTCGGCGGCATCGCGGCGACCACCGTCTGGGCCAAGCCGGCCGGACAATGGACCCCGAAGCTCGGCCTCGATCTCGAAGGTGGCCGCCAGGTCGTCCTCGAGCCGGTGCTCGGACGCGGCCAGCAGGTCAGTTCGGGCCAGGTGAACCAGGCGGTGAACATCATCCGCCAGCGCGTCGACGGCACGGGCGTCGCCGAGGCGGAGGTCAGCACCCTGGGTGACCGCAGCATCGTGGTGGCGATCCCGGGCAACCCGTCCAAGGAGATCCTCGACTCTCTCGCGCAGTCCTCCAAGCTGACGATCCGTCCGGTCATCGCCACGACCCCGCCGGTGGCGGATGCCGCTGCAACGGCGAAGCCGTCGACCAGCAGCGCGCCCTCGACTCCGTCCGGCTCGCCCTCGACCGCTCCGGCCAAGCCGAGCACGAGCGCTCCGGCCAAGCCGAGCACCTCTGCACCGGCAGCATCGACCTCTGCGAACGCTCCGTTCCCCGAGGCGTACGCCAAGGCCGCACCGAGCACTCCGGCGCCGAGCACTCCTGCGACCTCCAAGCCTGCGACCTCCAAGCCTGCGACCACGTCGAAGACCGCCGCGACTACGCCCGCTGCTCCGGCCGACCCGGTTCCCGCGCAGCCGACGCTGCCCGGTGCCGAAGACGCCGGTATTCCGGCCACGCCCAGCGACCCGCAGTGGGGCGCCAAGCCGGTCGCCGACATCTGGGTGACCAACGGGCTGGCCAAGAAGGGCACTACTTACCAGCAGTTGATGTCGCAGTTCAGCTGCCGCAACACCGACCCGAAGAAGGGCCCCACCGCGGCGAAGTTCCGTGAGATCTCCGCGCAGGCGCCCGAGGACGAGCCCTCCGTCGCGTGTGCCAAGGACGGCAACGAGGTTCTGCTGATGGGTCCGGTCGAGGTGGACGGTTCCACCATCACCGACGCTTCCTTCGGCCAGCGCACCAACCAGCAGGGCATCGCCACCGGTGAGGTCGCGGTCAACCTGGAGTTCAACGAAGAGGGCAAGAAGGCCTTCGGCGACATGACCCGTCGTCTGTCCTCCCTGAAGCAGGACCAGAACCGCTCCGCGATCAACGTCGACGGGGTCGTCATCTCCGCTCCCGGTACGAACGGCCCGATCGTCGACGGCCGCGCCGAGATCAGCGGAGGCTTCACCTCCGACAGCGCGAAGACCCTCGCCGATCAACTCAAGTTCGGCGCGCTGCCGTTCAGCTTCAAGGAACTCACCTCCGACCAGATCAGCCCGCAGCTGGGCACCGACCAGTTGCAGAAGGGACTCATCGCCGGCGCGATCGGTCTGCTCCTGGTGGTCCTCTACTCGCTGTTCCAGTACCGCGCGCTCGGCCTGGTGACCGTGGCCTCGCTGATCGTGGCCGGTCTGCTCACCTACGGTGCGGTCACCTTCCTGGGCTACGCGAACAACTTCCGTCTGACCATGGCCGGCATCACCGGCCTCATCGTCGCGATCGGTATCACCGCCGACTCCTTCATCGTCTACTTCGAACGAGTCAGGGACGAAGTCAGATCCGGAAGACCATTGCGTGCCGCCGTCGAGACGGGTTGGGCCCGTGCCCGCCGCACGATCCTGATCTCCGACGCGATGAACTTCATCGCCGCCGCGGTGCTGTACGTGTTGTCCGAATCCAGCGTGAAGGCGTTCGCGTTCACCCTCGGTGTCACAACCCTGATCGACCTGCTGGTCGTCGTGATGTTCACCCACCCGGTGCTGTCGCTGCTGGCCCGCACCAAGTTCTTCGGCGACGGACACAAGTGGTCCGGCTTCGACCCCGAGCGCCTGGGCGCCAAGGGTGCGACCTACGCCGGGCGCGGACGCGTCACGATCGCCGATCGCAAGGCCGCTGCGGCCGAAGGAGGAATGCTCTGATGGCGAGCTTCGCGCAGTTCGGTAACGACCTCTACACCGGACGCCGTCAATTCGA
This is a stretch of genomic DNA from Yimella lutea. It encodes these proteins:
- a CDS encoding YebC/PmpR family DNA-binding transcriptional regulator, whose product is MSGHSKWATTKHKKAAIDAKRGKLFAKLIKNIEVAARQGGGDPAGNPTLYDAIQKAKKSSVPNDNIDRAVKRGSGAEAGAAEYMSLMYEGYAPGGVALLIECLTDNKNRAVAEVRTALQKNGGSMADSGSVAFQFHRKGVVIVPKGDNTEDDLLEIVLDAGAEEINDHGESFEIVSEAGDFVAVREALQAAGVDYDSAESSWLPTVEVPLDKEGAKKMFRVIEALEDSDDVQNVFANGDVSDEVLAELDAED
- the ruvB gene encoding Holliday junction branch migration DNA helicase RuvB — protein: MSEYDDSSYEAGARIVDPGVAPDERHFEAALRPRRLAEFPGQPRVSEQLGLVLAAAKRRGTTPDHVLLSGPPGLGKTSLAMIIAAELEQPIRITSGPAIQHAGDLAAILSSLAEGEVLFLDEIHRMARAAEEMLYLAMEDFRVDVIVGKGPGATAIPLELPPFTVVGATTRAGLLPAPLRDRFGFTGHLDFYTPEDLAAILHRSAGLLGVDATRQGIAEIAGRSRGTPRIANRLLRRVRDYAQIHGSEVVDQPSAMAALKLFDVDEKGLDRLDRGVLETLCKRFGGGPVGLTTLAVAVGEEPDTVETVAEPYLVREGYLLRTPRGRAATAQAWAHLGLTPPKDAGTWATQLSLPEGEGRFSD
- a CDS encoding ABC transporter ATP-binding protein, which encodes MLEVSELSASYGPVKALQGVSFEVPDRTITAVLGANGAGKTTLLRTVSGLIRPQSGTVTLDGADITHAAPERMSRLGLTHVPEGRGVITELTVTENLRLGELGRARNGDPVSMDRVWEMFPKLADRRSAFAGTLSGGERQMLVIARALMATPKVLLLDEPSLGLAPRIVAQIFDLVRTLVDEQGLSVLLVEQNARSALSIADLGVVLNLGKVVTTQEAHALAADEGLRHAYLGF
- a CDS encoding branched-chain amino acid ABC transporter permease is translated as MQQFVTTILNGITMGAVYSAFALALVLIWRSTRIVNFAQAPMAMVTTYVAMNLIERGMNYWIAFIAALVAGFLLGAFVERVIVRPVEGKSDINAVILTLGLFIVLHSAAALIFGSDYKSFPAAFGVRGITVGGTSLAITPFGIFTILAVFAVMLLLLVLFQKTDIGLQMRASAFNPEVARLLGVRVSTMLTLGWALAALVGSLSGLLIAGGNLVHPGYMDSVVVFGFVAAVIGGLDSPFGAVAGGMIIGLSLSLVSGYLGSGLVSFAALVILVLVLLVRPGGLFSHTSERKV
- the ruvC gene encoding crossover junction endodeoxyribonuclease RuvC produces the protein MRVLGVDPGLTRCGIGVVDGGIGQPVRLVGVGVIRTPVGDDPAERLLTLQTELDQWLSDYEPDVVAVERVFAKANIKGIMGTAQASAVPMLAAARRGLPLVMHTPSEVKASVTGNGRADKAQVTSMVTRILRLEVAPKPADAADALALAICHVWRGGAQARIANAAAAQRNSRPKEAPLVRASNRYAR
- a CDS encoding PucR family transcriptional regulator, with product MAAPTESSLSTSRHEIPAAQREAIRRAWASMLDDAEIIADAITLELFGRDEAYYQQVTSELREEVRTSTRRHVRAGLLTMAGLAAPDDRAIHVWRETGRRRAQQGVPLEQVLNAYSYGARALWETVLLQGSGNVREVSAQTLILMGQQLWSALDVQNATACESYRREEALLQRRDLQRQLTVLDGLVQGRGSEPDFASEARQVLSVGIDEDLLAISCINDDEADQPTRWAEERLEQIGVQSHWLQLGAQTVGLIDLAGRDPAQVIDHLQVAARGRAAVALCSDGLQGFAVARQLASRAASSLPGGSREVVDVRDRLPEVLLTGSPEATVLLVQETLGRLNQQPDSTRRMLLETLGALLRHGGSPTHAAQELFCHRNTVIYRLKQIENLTGRSLTQPRDRLMLSLAIIALRAGGDGESAPSSVGA
- a CDS encoding ABC transporter substrate-binding protein; amino-acid sequence: MMRRSKKGTVVVSMALSTVLLAACGAGGRDDKASEDGGSAGSTTGITDTTVKIGAHYPLTGVAAPGYSEIPSGAKAYFDYVNSKGGIHGRKIQYVVKDDGYIPTNTTQAVNELVQKDKVFAVVGGLGTPTHSAVVDFLNSEKVPDLFVSSGSIKWGDDPKKRPMTFGWQPDYEIEGKIIGKYIKEKMPNAKIGLYLQDDDLGADGAKGLKQFAGGQVVKEVKYTTGNTDVAPQIAALQASKADLIVGFNVPSYTALSQLTAMKLNYKPKWFYTNVGSDPKLVGELLAKFSKGSVKNGSSALDGIMTTEYIPGVDSADDPWVKLWQKVWKESGGKGELTNYRIYGMSQAYAFVSALQASGKKLTREGIVKAIEQNGAKWKGPQKLPFRYSADSHLGISGVEVVEIQNGIGKGLQSPMVTDLGDAAIKPDAGTAAQAPNASGLPDDIKATE
- the ruvA gene encoding Holliday junction branch migration protein RuvA; amino-acid sequence: MISSIRGSVLSAGLDNVVVEVGGVGMLVHTTPAHAASARAGTEATFFTTLVVREDSLTFYGFGDDSERKLFELVQTVSGVGPRLALAMLAVHAPDALRGAIAGGDVPTLMKVPGIGKKGAERIVLELKDKVGALTGGGSSSLPQPQVPAADETQQQVVDALVGLGWSTKQAQDAVAKVTKADDAPTDVSQLLRVTLRSLGR
- a CDS encoding ABC transporter ATP-binding protein, with translation MSAFAPDGAPDRAALASPTTMLTLQDITVRFGGIVALDSVGLEVRPSEVHGVIGPNGAGKTTLFNVACGFVQPSSGTITWKGEQLNGLRPHHLARHGIARTLQGLGLFDGISVLENVMVGADRHGRAGFWSGLLAIPRSTGDEKALRERSLDVLCELDIEGYADRSPASLPYPIRKRVALARALVSEPELLLLDEPASGLSESEMAELGDIILGLSDRVSVMLVEHHMDLVMRVCSRITVLDFGRVIARGTPDEVREDPAVLAAYLGNEVTHDDGGIDDDADDRDPNRSLDRDDANGDRRA
- a CDS encoding branched-chain amino acid ABC transporter permease, yielding MRSAVTTVRGNPLLRHLLLGLLAAALVILVMESVDPFRQGQLAMMAYYAIAAGGLTILTGLNGQLSLGHGAFMAIGAYTTALLLQDREGALPTLLIIALSALAATVIGAVVGVAAARLHGPYIAGATLALAVAVPALALHFSETLGGEQGLSVMVPEVPKLADDALYFLTGTETTPSEWVAYSGWFLLIFVYILLANLSSSRVGRRWRAVRDDEVAASLAGINLGRDRVIAFVVSAACAGIAGALLALANRLAAPGSFSLTLSLTLLSAVVLGGLGSLTGALLGSGLLALLPNFATNAGTSAGLTDIQAAQLAPLIIGLTTMLVILLMPGGIVGGIRKLWARRPGRGGGPGAAADTPTVEADSAHPQDTGKHSSAPGAAPASRAPHTAHRNTHH